In one Bacillus sp. PK3_68 genomic region, the following are encoded:
- the icmF gene encoding fused isobutyryl-CoA mutase/GTPase IcmF: MSQTVGVYQPKHHIRFVTASSLFDGHDASINIMRRILQASGAEVIHLGHNRSVEEVVNAAIQEDVQGIAISSYQGGHVEYFKYMHDLLKEKGCPHIRIYGGGGGVIIPREIKELHDYGIARIFSPEDGRINGLQGMINIMLKECDFSTVSGNLGEVINKLPDGDITAVSKLISLAENQIGANKEEKAEAAAAFEQIQSLSNEAPVIGITGTGGAGKSSLTDELIRRFLNELSDKKIAILSVDPTKQKTGGALLGDRIRMNAIFSDRVFMRSLATRNSRSELSLAMKDAIRVVKAAGYDLVIVETSGIGQGDAEITEISDLSMYVMTSEFGAPSQLEKIDMIDYADLIVINKFERKGSEDAKRQVQKQYQRSRNLFDEPLDHMPVYGTIASQFNDQGTNALFAALVEKINEKAGTDWKVSFSKEVDVEKQNVIIPNDRRYYLREIAETVRRYHQKAEEQEQIARRLFQLEGALKEARANGAGEEVIRSLETFKAAVEEQLTAESKKILAGWKELKETYAASEYVTKIRDKEIVTELTTTSLSGLKIPKVMLPKFVDYGEILRWVYKENRPGFFPYTAGVFPFKRKGEDPKRQFAGEGTPERTNRRFHYLSKDDAAKRLSTAFDSVTLYGEDPDHRPDIYGKVGESGVSICTLEDMKKLYAGFDLCHPSTSVSMTINGPAPIILAMFMNTAIDQQVKRKEEELGRILTIEEFTDVRAETLKTVRGTVQADILKEDQGQNTCIFSTEFALRMMGDIQQYFIDHSVRNYYSVSISGYHIAEAGANPISQLAFTLANGFTYVEYYLSRGMAIDDFAPNLSFFFSNGLDPEYTVIGRVARRIWAVAMREKYGANERSQKLKYHIQTSGRSLHAQEIDFNDIRTTLQALMALQDNCNSLHTNAYDEAITTPTEESVRRAMAIQLIITKEHGLSKNENPMQGSFIVEELTDLVEKAVLQEFERLDDRGGVLGAMETQYQRGKIQEESMHYEMLKHTGELPIIGVNTYLNPNPPSEEEINSMELARATKEEKEHQISELHAFQQKHEQEAERALKRLKEAAVNGGNIFAELMETVKVASLGQITTALYEVGGQYRRNM; encoded by the coding sequence ATGAGTCAGACAGTGGGGGTTTATCAACCAAAACATCATATTCGTTTTGTGACAGCTTCCAGCCTTTTCGACGGGCATGATGCATCGATTAATATTATGCGCCGGATTTTGCAGGCGAGCGGTGCAGAAGTGATTCACCTCGGCCATAATCGTTCGGTCGAAGAGGTTGTAAATGCTGCTATCCAGGAGGATGTACAGGGGATTGCTATCTCCTCTTATCAGGGCGGCCACGTGGAATACTTTAAGTATATGCATGATCTGTTAAAAGAAAAAGGCTGCCCGCATATCCGAATTTACGGAGGTGGAGGCGGCGTTATCATTCCTCGGGAAATAAAAGAGCTTCATGATTATGGGATTGCGCGGATATTTTCACCTGAGGATGGCCGGATTAATGGTTTGCAAGGCATGATCAATATCATGCTGAAAGAATGTGATTTTTCTACTGTATCTGGCAACCTGGGAGAAGTCATTAACAAGCTGCCAGACGGGGATATTACGGCTGTGTCAAAATTGATTTCACTAGCGGAGAATCAAATAGGGGCTAATAAGGAAGAAAAAGCCGAAGCAGCTGCTGCGTTTGAACAAATTCAGTCTTTAAGCAATGAAGCCCCAGTCATTGGTATCACCGGGACAGGTGGTGCAGGGAAAAGCTCTTTGACCGATGAACTGATCCGCCGCTTCCTCAATGAATTGTCCGACAAAAAAATCGCTATTTTATCTGTTGATCCAACAAAGCAAAAAACAGGCGGTGCGCTACTTGGTGACCGTATTCGCATGAATGCCATTTTCTCTGACCGGGTGTTTATGCGCAGTCTTGCTACCCGAAATTCCCGTTCTGAGCTTTCACTCGCTATGAAAGATGCGATCCGTGTTGTAAAAGCAGCTGGTTATGATCTTGTCATTGTAGAAACGAGCGGAATCGGGCAAGGAGATGCAGAAATTACTGAAATTTCCGATTTGTCCATGTATGTAATGACGAGTGAGTTCGGGGCACCTTCCCAGCTTGAGAAGATTGATATGATTGATTATGCTGACTTAATTGTTATTAACAAGTTCGAAAGAAAAGGTTCGGAGGATGCTAAACGCCAGGTACAGAAGCAATATCAGCGCAGCCGCAACCTATTTGATGAGCCGCTCGATCATATGCCGGTCTATGGAACGATTGCCAGTCAGTTCAATGACCAGGGCACGAATGCTTTATTTGCCGCACTCGTAGAAAAGATTAATGAAAAAGCTGGCACCGACTGGAAAGTATCCTTCAGTAAAGAAGTAGATGTGGAAAAGCAAAACGTTATTATTCCTAATGATCGTCGCTACTATTTGAGAGAGATTGCTGAAACGGTGAGGCGCTATCATCAAAAAGCAGAAGAACAGGAACAAATTGCCCGCCGGCTGTTCCAGCTTGAGGGGGCATTAAAGGAAGCGAGAGCCAACGGCGCTGGCGAAGAAGTCATTCGATCGCTTGAAACATTTAAAGCGGCTGTTGAGGAGCAGCTGACCGCTGAATCGAAAAAGATCCTTGCCGGGTGGAAGGAGTTAAAAGAGACATATGCGGCTTCTGAATACGTCACCAAAATTCGTGACAAAGAAATAGTAACAGAATTGACAACAACGAGCTTATCAGGACTTAAAATTCCTAAAGTGATGCTGCCGAAGTTTGTTGATTACGGAGAGATTCTTCGTTGGGTATATAAAGAGAACAGGCCAGGTTTCTTTCCCTACACAGCCGGTGTTTTTCCGTTTAAGCGGAAAGGAGAAGACCCTAAACGGCAGTTTGCAGGGGAAGGCACGCCCGAAAGAACCAATCGCCGCTTTCATTACTTGTCCAAAGATGATGCAGCAAAGCGGTTAAGCACGGCTTTCGACTCGGTTACCCTGTATGGGGAAGACCCGGATCACCGCCCGGATATTTATGGGAAAGTCGGCGAAAGCGGCGTGAGTATCTGTACGCTGGAAGATATGAAAAAACTGTACGCCGGTTTTGACCTTTGTCATCCGTCTACCTCGGTCTCCATGACGATCAACGGGCCCGCACCGATTATTTTGGCGATGTTTATGAACACGGCAATCGATCAGCAGGTAAAGCGGAAAGAAGAAGAGCTTGGCCGCATACTTACAATTGAAGAATTTACCGATGTGCGGGCTGAAACGTTAAAAACAGTTCGAGGAACCGTGCAGGCTGATATTTTAAAAGAGGATCAGGGGCAAAATACATGCATTTTTTCCACGGAATTTGCTCTGCGCATGATGGGAGATATCCAGCAATATTTCATTGATCATTCGGTTCGCAATTACTATTCTGTCTCGATTTCCGGCTACCATATTGCTGAAGCCGGAGCCAATCCGATTTCCCAGCTTGCTTTTACCTTGGCGAATGGCTTCACTTATGTAGAGTATTATCTAAGCCGCGGCATGGCGATTGACGATTTTGCACCGAACTTGTCTTTCTTTTTCTCAAACGGTCTAGATCCGGAATATACAGTAATTGGCCGCGTTGCCCGAAGAATCTGGGCAGTAGCGATGCGTGAGAAATATGGTGCCAATGAGCGGTCGCAAAAGCTTAAGTATCATATTCAAACATCCGGGCGCTCACTCCATGCGCAGGAGATTGATTTTAATGATATTCGGACGACACTGCAAGCGCTAATGGCTTTGCAGGATAATTGTAATTCACTTCATACAAATGCTTATGATGAAGCTATCACTACACCTACTGAGGAATCAGTGCGCCGTGCTATGGCGATTCAGCTCATTATTACAAAGGAGCATGGATTATCAAAAAATGAAAACCCAATGCAAGGTTCCTTCATCGTTGAAGAGTTGACAGACCTTGTAGAGAAAGCCGTGCTGCAGGAATTTGAGCGCCTGGATGATCGAGGGGGCGTGCTTGGGGCAATGGAGACTCAGTATCAGAGAGGGAAGATCCAGGAAGAGTCGATGCACTATGAAATGTTGAAGCACACGGGTGAATTGCCAATCATTGGTGTTAATACTTATCTGAATCCAAATCCGCCATCCGAAGAAGAGATCAATAGCATGGAATTAGCAAGAGCAACGAAAGAAGAGAAAGAGCATCAGATCAGTGAGTTGCATGCGTTCCAGCAAAAGCATGAACAGGAGGCCGAGCGAGCGTTAAAACGGTTGAAGGAAGCTGCTGTGAATGGGGGGAACATTTTTGCTGAACTAATGGAAACAGTAAAAGTTGCCAGCCTTGGGCAAATTACAACAGCTCTCTATGAAGTAGGCGGACAATATAGAAGAAATAT
- a CDS encoding TetR/AcrR family transcriptional regulator, which produces MNAGKRKVHASVKDEQLIEKRRSEMIKGAVHLFKQKGFHRTTTREIAKAAGFSIGTLYEYIRTKEDVLYLVCDSIYDQVKDRLQQIDLEAGTLESLKLGIGYYFKVVDDMQDEVLVMYQEAKSLSKDALPYVLKKEMDMVSMFERLIRRCVENGELDIEEQKIHMLAQNIFVQGQMWGFRRWTLQKNFTIEDYTNVQTDLLFLGINGYKAKQ; this is translated from the coding sequence TTGAATGCGGGCAAGAGAAAAGTACACGCATCTGTAAAAGACGAGCAATTAATCGAAAAAAGACGTTCTGAAATGATTAAAGGGGCCGTTCATCTTTTTAAACAAAAAGGGTTCCATCGAACAACAACGAGAGAAATTGCAAAAGCGGCAGGGTTTAGTATCGGAACGCTCTATGAATATATTCGCACAAAAGAAGATGTTCTTTATCTTGTATGTGACAGCATTTATGATCAGGTAAAAGATCGCTTGCAGCAAATTGATCTAGAGGCAGGTACACTGGAAAGCTTGAAGCTTGGCATCGGCTATTATTTTAAAGTCGTAGATGATATGCAGGATGAAGTGCTTGTTATGTATCAGGAAGCGAAATCTCTTTCAAAAGATGCTTTGCCTTACGTTCTTAAGAAGGAAATGGATATGGTGAGCATGTTTGAAAGGCTGATCCGCCGTTGTGTAGAGAATGGAGAGCTTGATATCGAAGAACAAAAGATTCATATGCTCGCCCAAAATATTTTTGTGCAGGGACAAATGTGGGGGTTTCGACGCTGGACATTGCAAAAAAACTTTACGATTGAAGATTATACCAATGTACAGACGGATTTGCTGTTCTTAGGCATTAACGGCTACAAAGCGAAACAATAA
- a CDS encoding acyl-CoA dehydrogenase, whose product MNFQLTEEHEMIRKMVRDFAKNEVAPTAAERDEEERFDMELFRKMADLGLTGIPWPEEYGGIGSDYLAYCIAVEELSRVCASTGVTLSAHTSLAGWPVYKFGTEEQKQKYLKPMAQGEKIGAYGLTEPGSGSDAGGMKTTARLEGNEYILNGSKIFITNGGIADIYIVFALTDPASKQRGTTAFIIEKDFPGFSVGKKEKKLGIRSSPTTEIIFEDCRVPKENVLGSEGEGFKIAMMTLDGGRNGIAAQAVGIAQGALDAAVEYAKERKQFGKPIAANQGISFKLADMATGIEASRLLTYQAAWLESNNLPYGKESAMSKLMAGDTAMKVTTEAVQIFGGYGYTKDYPVERYMRDAKITQIYEGTQEIQRLVISRMVTK is encoded by the coding sequence ATGAACTTCCAACTGACAGAAGAACATGAAATGATTCGCAAAATGGTACGGGATTTTGCTAAAAATGAAGTCGCGCCAACAGCAGCGGAACGAGATGAAGAAGAGCGCTTTGACATGGAGCTCTTCCGCAAAATGGCAGATCTCGGATTAACGGGCATTCCCTGGCCAGAAGAGTACGGTGGCATCGGGAGCGATTATTTAGCTTATTGTATCGCTGTAGAAGAGCTGTCAAGAGTTTGTGCATCGACAGGTGTTACCCTGTCCGCCCATACGTCACTCGCTGGCTGGCCGGTTTATAAGTTCGGCACTGAAGAGCAAAAACAAAAATACTTAAAGCCGATGGCCCAGGGGGAAAAGATTGGCGCCTACGGATTAACAGAGCCTGGCTCCGGTTCTGATGCAGGCGGCATGAAAACAACAGCCCGTCTGGAGGGCAATGAATATATTTTGAATGGCTCGAAGATCTTTATCACAAATGGCGGTATCGCCGATATCTATATTGTATTTGCCTTAACAGATCCAGCTTCGAAACAACGTGGTACAACAGCATTTATTATAGAAAAAGATTTTCCGGGATTTTCTGTCGGCAAAAAAGAAAAGAAACTTGGCATCCGTTCGTCACCTACAACAGAGATTATTTTTGAAGACTGCCGCGTGCCGAAAGAGAATGTCCTTGGCTCGGAAGGAGAAGGGTTTAAAATTGCTATGATGACCTTAGATGGCGGACGTAACGGCATTGCCGCCCAGGCAGTCGGCATTGCCCAGGGAGCGCTTGATGCGGCGGTTGAATATGCGAAAGAGCGCAAACAATTCGGCAAACCGATTGCTGCGAATCAAGGCATCTCCTTTAAGTTAGCTGACATGGCCACTGGGATCGAAGCATCCCGCTTGCTCACTTATCAGGCTGCTTGGCTTGAATCAAACAATTTGCCATATGGAAAAGAATCGGCGATGTCAAAGCTGATGGCCGGTGATACAGCAATGAAGGTTACAACCGAAGCAGTACAAATTTTTGGTGGTTATGGCTATACGAAGGACTATCCGGTTGAACGCTATATGCGTGATGCGAAAATTACCCAAATATATGAAGGCACGCAAGAAATACAAAGATTAGTCATTTCGAGAATGGTTACAAAATAA
- a CDS encoding acyl-CoA dehydrogenase → MELRFSEEQQMMRKMVRDFAESEIAPFVERMEKGEFPRELIKKMAELGLMGITIPEEYDGSGMDFISYIIAINELSKVSATVGVILSVHTSVGTNPILYFGTEEQKRKYVPKLATGEYLGAFCLTEPGAGSDAANLKTKAVKQGDYYTINGSKVFITNGGEADTYIVFASTNPAEGSKGISAFIVEKNTPGLIIGKDEHKMGLYGSRTVQLTFEDMKVPHEQLLGKEGEGFKIAMANLDAGRIGIAAQALGIAEAALQEATQYAKERKQFGKPIAAQQGLAFKIADMATSVEAAKLLVYRAAGLRSQGLACGKEASMAKLYASKTAVDVAIEAVQVHGGYGYTKEYAVERFFRDAKVTEIYEGTSEIQKIVISKQLIK, encoded by the coding sequence ATGGAATTGCGATTTTCAGAAGAGCAGCAGATGATGAGGAAAATGGTAAGGGATTTTGCAGAAAGTGAAATCGCACCGTTTGTGGAACGCATGGAGAAGGGGGAGTTTCCTCGTGAATTGATTAAGAAAATGGCTGAGCTGGGCTTAATGGGAATTACAATTCCTGAGGAGTATGATGGCAGTGGGATGGACTTTATTTCTTATATTATTGCGATAAATGAGCTGTCAAAAGTCAGTGCTACAGTCGGGGTTATCTTATCCGTTCACACATCTGTCGGCACCAATCCAATTCTGTATTTTGGCACAGAAGAGCAAAAGCGTAAATATGTACCGAAGCTGGCGACCGGAGAGTATTTAGGGGCCTTTTGCCTGACCGAACCAGGAGCTGGGTCGGATGCAGCCAATTTAAAAACAAAAGCAGTCAAACAAGGGGATTATTATACGATAAACGGTTCAAAAGTATTTATCACAAACGGGGGAGAAGCAGATACATATATCGTCTTTGCTTCAACCAATCCGGCAGAAGGTTCCAAGGGCATTTCAGCCTTTATAGTGGAAAAAAATACACCGGGACTGATCATCGGCAAAGATGAGCATAAAATGGGCCTTTATGGCTCTCGCACCGTGCAGTTAACCTTTGAAGATATGAAAGTGCCGCACGAGCAGCTGCTTGGAAAAGAGGGTGAAGGATTTAAAATTGCAATGGCAAATCTGGATGCCGGTCGTATCGGCATTGCTGCCCAGGCATTGGGGATTGCCGAAGCAGCGCTGCAGGAAGCTACACAATATGCGAAAGAGCGCAAGCAGTTTGGAAAACCGATCGCCGCTCAACAAGGGCTTGCCTTTAAAATTGCTGACATGGCAACAAGTGTGGAAGCAGCAAAATTGCTCGTTTACCGTGCAGCCGGTTTGCGATCACAAGGGCTTGCCTGTGGCAAAGAGGCTTCAATGGCAAAACTGTATGCATCAAAGACAGCCGTTGATGTAGCAATCGAAGCTGTTCAAGTACACGGCGGCTATGGTTATACGAAAGAATATGCCGTGGAACGGTTCTTCAGAGATGCAAAAGTAACAGAAATTTATGAAGGTACGAGCGAGATTCAAAAGATCGTTATCAGCAAACAGTTAATCAAATAA
- a CDS encoding 3-hydroxybutyryl-CoA dehydrogenase, whose translation MEVKKLMVIGAGQMGSGIAQVCAQAGYEVLLNDLKTEFIERGIGVIEKNLSRQVQKERMTSEEKAEIIGRISTSTDLQDANEVDLVIEAAVENMDIKCKIFSQLDKIAPAHTILATNTSSLPITEIAAATNRPEKVIGMHFMNPVPVMKLVEIIRGLATADEVYQAIEDITKTLSKVPVEVNDFPGFVANRVLMPMINEAIYTLYEGVATKEAIDEVMKLGMNHPMGPLTLADFIGLDTCLYIMETLHDGFGDDKYRPCPLLRKYVKAGWLGKKTGRGFYTYD comes from the coding sequence ATGGAAGTAAAAAAGCTAATGGTTATTGGAGCTGGACAAATGGGATCGGGTATCGCCCAGGTTTGTGCCCAGGCTGGTTATGAAGTGCTTTTAAATGATTTGAAAACTGAATTTATTGAACGCGGGATAGGAGTCATTGAGAAAAATCTCTCTCGTCAAGTACAAAAAGAGCGCATGACAAGTGAAGAAAAAGCCGAAATAATCGGGAGGATTTCTACATCAACAGACTTGCAGGATGCGAATGAGGTAGACCTTGTTATTGAAGCAGCGGTAGAAAACATGGACATAAAGTGTAAAATCTTCTCCCAATTAGATAAAATTGCGCCGGCGCATACAATTTTAGCAACCAATACTTCCTCGCTTCCGATTACAGAAATTGCGGCTGCTACAAATCGTCCAGAAAAAGTGATCGGCATGCATTTCATGAATCCTGTACCTGTGATGAAACTTGTTGAAATTATCCGCGGTCTAGCAACAGCAGATGAAGTGTATCAAGCAATTGAGGATATAACAAAAACCCTTTCCAAGGTGCCGGTTGAGGTCAATGACTTTCCTGGTTTTGTAGCAAATCGGGTACTGATGCCGATGATTAATGAAGCAATTTATACATTGTATGAGGGAGTAGCAACAAAAGAAGCGATTGATGAAGTGATGAAGCTCGGTATGAATCACCCGATGGGACCGCTAACGCTGGCTGACTTCATTGGCCTTGATACATGCTTATACATTATGGAAACGCTTCATGATGGCTTCGGCGATGATAAGTATCGTCCTTGCCCATTGCTTCGCAAATATGTGAAAGCCGGTTGGCTCGGTAAAAAGACCGGTCGCGGCTTCTACACATACGACTAA
- a CDS encoding acetyl-CoA C-acetyltransferase yields MAKTVIIDGARTPFGKFGGGLSTLSASQLGGIAIKEALRRAGVSPDQVDEVIFGNVLQAGQGQIPSRQAAREAGIPWEVKTETINKVCASGLRSVTMADQIIRAGDEEVIVAGGMESMSNAPYALPKGRWGMRMGDAPMVDLMIHDGLSCSFTGVHMGNYGNQTAEEFGLSREEQDEWAGRSHERAIAAIENGRLSEEIVAVEVPQRKGDPVKVEQDEAPRKDTNKEVLAKLRPAFGKDGTITAGNAPGINDGAGALVLMSDERAAKEGKQPLATVIGHAEVAVEASKFPQTPGLVINEILKKTGKSLQDIDLFEVNEAFAAVALASGKIADLDPEKVNVNGGAIALGHPIGASGARIILTLAYELRRRGGGIGIAAICSGSGQGDAIMIEV; encoded by the coding sequence ATGGCAAAAACAGTAATTATCGATGGGGCTCGTACGCCTTTTGGAAAATTTGGTGGGGGACTAAGCACATTATCGGCTTCACAGCTTGGGGGAATAGCGATTAAAGAGGCTTTAAGACGCGCAGGGGTAAGCCCTGATCAAGTGGATGAAGTGATTTTTGGGAACGTTCTTCAGGCAGGACAGGGACAGATTCCTTCTAGACAGGCAGCTAGGGAAGCAGGGATTCCTTGGGAAGTGAAAACAGAAACCATTAATAAAGTGTGTGCATCTGGCTTGCGAAGCGTCACGATGGCCGATCAAATCATCCGAGCAGGCGATGAAGAGGTCATTGTTGCGGGCGGCATGGAATCCATGTCTAATGCTCCTTATGCGCTTCCTAAAGGCCGATGGGGAATGCGGATGGGAGATGCGCCGATGGTTGATTTGATGATTCATGACGGATTATCCTGCAGCTTTACGGGGGTCCATATGGGGAATTATGGAAATCAAACAGCTGAAGAATTTGGTCTGTCGAGAGAAGAGCAGGATGAATGGGCGGGTCGCAGTCATGAACGAGCAATAGCTGCTATTGAAAATGGCCGCTTGTCAGAAGAGATTGTCGCAGTTGAAGTGCCACAGAGAAAAGGAGACCCTGTCAAAGTAGAGCAAGACGAAGCTCCCCGCAAAGATACCAATAAAGAGGTATTGGCAAAGCTGCGCCCGGCGTTTGGTAAAGATGGAACGATCACAGCGGGCAATGCGCCAGGAATTAACGATGGAGCTGGGGCACTCGTCCTAATGAGTGACGAGCGGGCTGCAAAAGAAGGGAAACAGCCCCTTGCCACAGTGATCGGTCATGCGGAAGTAGCCGTAGAAGCGAGCAAGTTTCCGCAAACTCCAGGGCTTGTCATTAATGAAATTCTAAAAAAGACAGGAAAGTCCCTCCAGGACATTGATTTATTTGAAGTCAATGAAGCTTTTGCTGCCGTTGCACTTGCAAGTGGTAAAATTGCTGATCTTGACCCTGAGAAAGTGAACGTAAACGGCGGAGCCATCGCCCTTGGTCATCCAATCGGGGCAAGTGGAGCGAGAATTATTCTGACCCTTGCTTATGAATTGAGAAGAAGAGGCGGCGGCATTGGAATTGCGGCTATTTGCAGCGGAAGCGGCCAAGGCGACGCCATCATGATTGAAGTGTAA
- a CDS encoding (Fe-S)-binding protein yields MNGLLWINLIATIFVIAYGVYLFVYLLKTRYEYMKLGKKQAFDNDVKKRLEKIWVFVFGQKKLLKDKKSGAIHVMFFYGFLLVQLGAIDFIIKGIVPGAHLPLGPLYGGFKFFQELVTLMILVAVVWAFYRRYVEKLVRLKRGWKNGLVLIFIGLLMLSVLIGNGLDLIWHEGADVHWTWIEPVASTIAVVFSGISTKVAIAFFYVSWWVHLLVLLTFLVYVPQSKHAHLIFGPVNTYFHRLDRPGTLKPIDFEDETQETFGVGKIQDFNQLQMIDFYACVECGRCTNMCPATGTGKMLSPMDLIVKLRDHLTNTGAAVTSKQPWVPAFAFANTQGNQLALAGGAEAAAAMYHPSLIGDVITEEEIWACTTCRNCEDQCPVMNEHVDKIIDLRRYLVLTEGKMDPEAQRAMQSIERQGNPWGLNRKEKENWRELRDDVHVPTVKEMKKAGEDFEYLLWVGSMGAFDNRSQKIALSFARLLNEAGVKFAILGNKEKNSGDTPRRLGNEFLFQELAAANIAEFEKNGVEKIITIDPHAYNIFKNEYPAMGFKAEVYHHTELLAQLVKEGRLKPQHPVNETITFHDSCYLGRYNDVYDPPREILKAIPGVKLVEMARNRQDGMCCGAGGGLMWMEEDTGHRINVARTEQALAVSPSVISSGCPYCLTMLSDGTKAKEVEETVATYDVAELLEKAVIGPQKVEELPEEEQAEEQRKAVVAETAADTQEEK; encoded by the coding sequence ATGAACGGACTGCTATGGATCAACTTAATTGCAACTATTTTTGTAATCGCTTACGGGGTGTATTTATTCGTTTATTTATTAAAAACTCGTTATGAATACATGAAGTTGGGCAAAAAACAAGCATTTGACAACGATGTGAAGAAGCGATTGGAGAAAATTTGGGTATTCGTGTTCGGGCAGAAAAAGTTGCTGAAAGACAAAAAAAGCGGTGCCATTCATGTCATGTTCTTTTACGGGTTTTTGCTCGTGCAGCTTGGTGCCATTGACTTTATTATCAAGGGTATTGTCCCAGGGGCACATCTGCCGCTTGGCCCGCTGTATGGAGGGTTTAAGTTTTTTCAGGAACTAGTGACCTTAATGATTCTTGTAGCCGTCGTATGGGCGTTTTACCGCCGTTATGTAGAGAAGCTTGTTCGCTTAAAGCGCGGCTGGAAAAATGGCCTCGTTCTGATTTTTATCGGACTCTTAATGCTGTCTGTCTTAATTGGAAACGGCTTGGATCTCATCTGGCATGAAGGAGCAGATGTTCACTGGACGTGGATCGAACCAGTCGCTTCTACTATTGCTGTAGTCTTTTCAGGAATCAGCACCAAGGTGGCCATTGCTTTTTTCTATGTCTCCTGGTGGGTGCATTTACTTGTTTTGCTCACCTTCCTTGTATATGTGCCACAATCCAAACACGCTCATTTAATTTTCGGGCCAGTCAATACGTATTTTCATCGCCTGGATCGTCCGGGGACATTAAAGCCAATTGACTTTGAGGATGAAACGCAAGAAACCTTTGGTGTCGGAAAGATTCAGGACTTTAATCAGCTGCAAATGATTGATTTTTACGCTTGTGTGGAATGTGGGCGCTGTACGAATATGTGTCCGGCTACCGGTACCGGGAAGATGCTTTCGCCGATGGACCTAATTGTCAAGCTGCGCGACCATTTAACGAACACAGGGGCAGCCGTGACATCGAAACAGCCATGGGTGCCGGCATTTGCTTTTGCCAACACACAAGGGAACCAGCTGGCGCTGGCTGGTGGGGCAGAAGCAGCAGCTGCTATGTATCACCCCAGCCTGATTGGCGATGTGATTACCGAAGAGGAGATTTGGGCATGTACGACGTGCCGCAACTGTGAAGACCAGTGTCCGGTTATGAATGAGCACGTCGATAAAATTATTGATCTGCGCCGCTATCTTGTTTTAACCGAAGGAAAAATGGACCCGGAAGCCCAGCGGGCAATGCAAAGCATTGAACGTCAGGGGAACCCTTGGGGACTCAATCGAAAGGAAAAAGAAAACTGGCGTGAGCTACGCGACGATGTCCATGTGCCAACAGTGAAAGAGATGAAAAAAGCAGGAGAGGACTTTGAATACTTGTTATGGGTCGGCTCAATGGGCGCATTTGACAACCGCAGCCAGAAAATCGCTCTTTCGTTTGCTCGTTTGTTAAACGAGGCTGGGGTAAAGTTTGCGATCCTTGGGAACAAAGAAAAGAATTCTGGCGATACGCCGCGCCGTCTGGGCAATGAATTTTTATTTCAGGAGTTGGCGGCAGCGAATATAGCTGAGTTCGAGAAAAACGGTGTAGAGAAAATTATCACGATTGATCCGCACGCGTACAATATTTTCAAAAATGAATATCCGGCGATGGGCTTCAAAGCAGAGGTATATCATCATACAGAACTGCTTGCGCAGCTTGTGAAAGAAGGGCGCCTGAAGCCGCAGCATCCGGTCAATGAGACAATTACCTTCCATGACTCTTGTTATTTGGGCCGCTACAATGACGTCTATGACCCGCCGCGGGAAATTTTAAAGGCGATACCAGGTGTAAAACTGGTAGAGATGGCCCGCAACCGGCAGGACGGTATGTGCTGCGGAGCAGGCGGCGGACTGATGTGGATGGAGGAAGATACTGGCCATCGCATTAACGTAGCACGCACGGAGCAGGCGCTGGCAGTCAGCCCATCTGTCATTAGCTCCGGCTGCCCTTACTGCCTGACGATGCTCTCCGACGGCACAAAAGCGAAGGAAGTGGAAGAAACTGTCGCCACTTATGATGTAGCCGAATTGCTAGAGAAAGCTGTTATCGGCCCACAAAAAGTGGAGGAACTTCCGGAAGAAGAGCAGGCTGAAGAGCAGCGTAAAGCAGTCGTCGCTGAAACAGCTGCTGATACACAAGAGGAAAAATAA